The DNA region CATCGGCGGCGGTCGAGACCTTGCCCGCCCCCAGGTTCACCATCGCGCCCCCCGGCAGGCTGACGCTGACGGAGATGCCGGTCGCCCGCTCGCCCGGCGCGGTGTCGCGCACATAGGCATCGGCGATGGCCTGCACTTTCTGGCGCAGGACCTCCGGATCGGCGGCAAAGACGGGAAGGGCAAGGGCGGGAAGGGCAAGGCCGGCCAGAAGGCCGGCAAAAGCGGCACAAACGGAAAAACGCATGGCTGATGAAATCCGGTTGATGAAAGGGGATGGGCAGACCTGCCCATCCCGTCTGTCCTGTCAGTGGCTCGCCGGCCAGGCGAATTCCGGCCGCAGGCCGCCAAAGACCGGGCGGCCGTCCTGCGGCGGGGGATAGCCCTTCGTCTCGTCCCAGAAGGCGTGATAGCTGGCCTTGGGGAAGGCGGCATCGTCATAGCCCATGACATTCGGCACGGCGACGCGGATCCGCTTCTGTTTGTCGTCCAGCATCAGAACGGCGCCGCAATCGGTGCACAGGCAAATCTCCAGCGGGCCGCCGGGATTCTGTGCGTTGAAGGGCACGCGCTTCATCTTCTCGGGGTGATCGACGTTCAGGTCGCCATAATCGAAAAAGGCGACATGGGTGGTGTGCTGGCCGGTCACGGCCTTGCACACATTGCAGTGACATTCATGGTTGTCGATGGGCTCTGCCTTCGCCGTCACATGGACGTGCTGGCAGCCACCCGCATAGGGCGCGGTCATGACTTCCTCCCTGGAACGGGCGCCGCTTCCGGGCGTCCCGGCGCCAAGCGTAAGGCGGTTCCGGGATTCGCGGAAGCACCGCCGTTCCGGCGTCAGACCTTGGCCCCTGTCCGCAGCCAGCCCACCGCCCGCGCGGCGATCTCGGGGACGGGCGCGGCCACGTCCAGCGTGATCGCCGCCTCGTCCGGGCCGGGCGGTTCCAGCGCCGCGAACTGGCTGTCCAAGAGCGTGGCGGGCATGTAATGCCCCGTACGCGCCGCCATGCGCGCGCCGATCACCTCGCGGCTGCCCGCCAGGTGGACAAAGCGCACCGGCCCGCCCGCCCCCGCCCGGATACGGTCGCGGTAGGCCCGCTTCAACGCGGAACACCCCAGGATGACAGGCGCCCGTTCGGCCAGAACCGCCGCCACCCGGTCCAGCCAGGGCCAGCGGTCAGCGTCGGTCAAGGGCACGCCGGCCGCCATCTTGGCGACGTTCTCCGCCGGGTGCAGGTCGTCCCCGTCGATATAGGGAATGTCCAGCAGCGCGCCCATCGCCGCGCCCACGCTGGACTTGCCGCAGCCCGACACGCCCATCACCACCACGCGCAGGGTCACAGCGACACCGTGATCCCGCCATCGACGTAAAGGATATGACCGTTCACAAAGCTGGAGGCGTCCGAGGCCAGGAACAGGCAGGCCCCCACCAGCTCATCCACCTGCCCCCACCGCCCCGCCGGCGTGCGCTTTTCCAGCCAGGCATTGAAGGCCGGGTCGGCCAGCAGCGCCGCGTTCAGCGGCGTCTCGAAATAACCCGGCGCGATGGCATTGCAGTTCAGCCCGTGCCGCGCCCAGTCGGTCGCCATGCCCTTGGTCAGGTTGCCCACCGCCCCCTTGGTCGCCGTGTAGGGCGCGATGGTGGGGCGGGCCAGCGCCGTCTGCACAGAGGCGATGTTGATGATCCGCCCCCGCTTGCGCGCAATCATATGGCGCGCCACCGCCTGCCCGACGTGAAAGACGCTGGCGATGTTGGTCTGCAACAGCCGCTCGAAGGCTTCCGGCGGGAAATCCTCCAGCGGCGCGCGATGCTGGATGCCTGCGTTGTTCACCAGGATGTCGATCGGCCCGATGCCGGCCTCGAACCCGTCCACCGCCGCCCGCGCCGCCGCATGGTCCGTCACGTCAAACACCAGCGCCCGCGCGCCGGGCACCGTGGCCGCCGCCGCCTCCACCCGCGCCGCATCGCGCCCGTTCAGCACCACCTCGGCCCCCGCCGCGGCCAGCCCCTTCGCCAGCGCGAAGCCAATGCCCTGCGACGAGCCGGTGACAAGCGCCCGCCGCCCCGTCAGGTCGAACAGGTTCAGTCCGGCCGGAAGCGTCATGCCTTCCCCCAGGGTCCATGCGGCCGGTCAAGGCCGTCCACGCGCTGAAACCCGTGCGCGCCAAAGAAATCGCGTTGCGCCTGGATCATGTTCGCCGTGCCCCGCGCCGTGCGCATCGTGTCGAACCAGGCAAGCCCCGCCGAAAGGGCCGGCAGCGCCAGCCCGTTCAGCGCGCCCGCCGCCACCACCTGCCGCAGCGCCGGAACCGTCTCCTCCAGCATCGCCGCAAATCCCGGCGCCAGGATCAGGTTGCGCGCCGGATCCTCGGCCAGCGCCGCCGCCATGTCGTTCAGCATGGCCGACCGGATGATGCAGCCCGCCCGCCAGACCCGCGCGATGGCGGCCATGTCCAGCGACCAGCCAAAGGCCGTGGACGCCGCCGCGATCATGCCGAAGCCCTGCGCATAGCACAGGATCTTCCCCGCGATCAGCGCCTGCTCCAGCGTCTCGGTCGTCATCCCCTCCACGCGCCGCGGCCCCGGCCCGAACCGCGCCTCGCCCGCCGCCCGTTCGGCCCGCCGCGCGCTGGCATTGCGCGCCATCACCGCCGCCTCGATCACAGGGATCGGCGTGCCCAGATGCTGCGCCTCGACCGCCGTCCAGCGTCCCGTGCCCTTCTGCCCCGCCGAATCCAGGATCACGTCCAGCATCGGCCCGCCCGAAACCGGGTCCACCGCCGCCGCCACCTCGCCCGAAATCTCGATGAGGTAGGATTTCAGCACCCCCTCGTTCCAGCCCCGGAACACCCCCGCAATATCCTCCGCCGGCATCCCCAGCCCGTCGCGCAGGATGCCGTAGACCTCGGCGATCATCTGCATGTCGGCATATTCGATGCCGTTGTGCACGGCCTTCACGAAATGCCCCGCCCCCGCCTCGCCCATCCAGTCGGCGCAGGGCGTGCCATCCTCGGCCTTGGCGGCAATCGCCGTCAGAACCGGCGCCACGCGGTCCCAGTCGGCCCGCGCGCCCCCTCCCATGATCGCCGGCCCGTGCCGCGCGCCCTCCTCGCCACCCGACACGCCCATCCCCAGAAACCGGAACGGCAACCCCGCCGCATCGCGCCGGTTGGTGTCGTGGAAATTCGCGTTGCCCGCGTCGATCACCAGGTCGTCCGGCCCCAGAAAGGGCGCCAGCGCCGCGATCTGGTCATCCACCGCCTGACCCGCCGGCACCATCAGGATGATCGCGCGCGGCGGCGCGATCGCCGCCACCAGTGCGGCAAGCGTGTCGCAGGGCAAGATCCGGTCCGCCAACTCGTCCGCCTCGGCCCTGAAGCGGTGCGTGACCTCGGTCGTGCGGTTCCAGACCGCGATGGGAAACCCCTTCTCGGCGATGTTCAGCGCCAGGGCGCTACCCATGGTGCCAAGCCCGATCAACCCGATATGCGCCTCGGCCATCGCATCCCTCCTGTCAGCCCGGCGGCGAATAGACCCGCCCCGCCGCCCGAATGTAAAGCCGCCTTTCCCGCCCCGCGCCAGCCCGCCCCGCCGGCTTGCGCTTTCCCTTGCCCCGCCCGCGAAAACTCGCGACAACGTGATCACCCGAAGGAGAGCGGCATGATCCAGGATTCCCGCCACAGCCCCGCCATCCGCCGCCTGGTGGTCCTGGCCCTCCTGGCGCTGGCCCTGCCCGCCTGCGCGCCCGGGCCCTCGGGCAGCGGGGGCTTCACCGTGTCGCCCGGCCGGATGCCCGCCTTCTGCGCCGGCGATGCCTCGCGCCGCTTCGGCATCAACATGGGCGACGTGAACACCGGCGCGACCCTGCAAACCGCCGAGGGCTATGCCGTGAACGGCTCGTTCCAGCTGGCCCCCGGCGACAGCCTGCTGTTCGTGTGCACCTTCGACGAAAGCGGAAGGTTCACCGGCACGACCGGGCGCTAAGGCACAAGCCCGGTCCGTCTGCAGAAAACGCGGCGCATGGCTGCGTCAATCGCGCTCTTGCCCGTACATTTCTCTGCTATACTTCCGTTACTCTATCAGGCGCAGGAATTCGCGCGAGAAACCGTTTGCTCAGGAACGATTGTGCCAATCACACGTGTGGAAACATCGGTATCGGCCGGCGACCATTCGGTCGACCAGTTCCGGTCACAACTGTTTTCCCAGGTGCATCGCCTCGGTTTCACTGCGGCGGACGGCCATCTGCACACATGCTCGGCAGAGTTTCCTGACGGTGCCCTGAAGATCGGCTCGGTCGAATCCACGGGCCACCGCATCAACCTGACCGAAACGGAAGATGTCACCCTGCTGTTTCCGCAGCTCGGGCGCATCGGCGTGGACCTTGGCGGCACGAATCGCGTGGCCAGGGCCGGGCAAATCCTCGCCCTGCGCCCCGGCGACCGCCTCACCTCCACCGCCACCGATGCCGGTCCCCGGTTCCGCGCCCTCGTGCTCATGGTGCCGATCCGCCATCTCGCACCGCTTGTCGAGGGTCTCGCCTCGACCGGCCTTGGCGCGTCAGACGGGCTCTGGCTCGCCGGGGCCCAGGCCCGGCGGCTTGCCTCGGCAACGGCCGAAGTCGCGGCGGGGCTCCTCCGCGCGCCGCCGGGCCGCCTGTCAGACCGCGGCGCACGCGGCATGGCCCGGCTTCTGCACGAAAGGATCGCCGAAGCCCTCATTGCCGCTGCGGGTGATGATCCCGTCCCCGGCACATGGCGCAGCGATGCGGACCTCGTGCGAACGGCAATCCGCCTGATGCGCGCCAGCGCCGACCAGCGCCTCTCCGTGGCCGACCTCGCCCGCGATCTCGGCATCGGCCCGCGCCGTCTTCAACTGGCGTTCCAGCGCGCGGGCCAGCCCAGCCCCCGCGACGTTCTGGCCAATATCCGCCTGCAGGTCGCCCGCGATCGGCTGACCCGGCCAGGCACCGGCAGTTCCGTCACGGACATCGCGCTCGACTGCGGCTTCGTCCACCTCGGCCGCTTCTCCGGCCAGTACCGCCAGGCCTATGGCGAACTTCCCAGCGAAACCCTGGCCCGCGCCCGGGCCTGAGCCTCAGCGCGCATCCTCCAGCACCTTCGCCGCGCCCATCCACCCCATCAGGATCGAAGGCGCATTCGTGTTCCCCGCAATCAGGTTCGGGAAGGACGAGGCGTCGATCACCCGCAGCCCCGCGATACCGTGCACCCGCAGCCGCGCGTCGATCACCGAATTCGCCGCATCCGGCCCCATGCGGCAGGTGCAGGACGGATGATAGACCGTGCCCGACCGCGCCCGGAAATCGGCGATCATCTCTTCATCCGTCGCCACCTCGGGCCCCGGCCGCAGTTCCTTTTCCACCAGCCGGGCAAAAGCGGGTTGCGCCGCGATCTTCCGCAGCATCTTCACCGCGGCCAGCATTTCGGTCACGTCGTTGTCGGTCGAATAGGCATTGGCGGTGATCACCGGATGCTGCCCCGCATCCGCCGACCGGATGCGGATATGCCCCCGGCTGGTCGGCCGGCAGTTCGACAGGCCAAGCGACAGGCCCGACCACGGGTCCGGCGTCAAGAGCGGCCGCTCGCCCACCCGCGGGATCAGGGTCGAGAAGGCTTGCATGTAAAGCTGCATGTTCGGCCGGGGCTGGCCCGGATCGGTGCGGAAGAACCCGCCCCCATGGTTAATGCTTTTCGCCAGCGGGCCATAGCCGCCCAAGAGATACTTGATCCCCGCCAGGGCCTTGCCCCACAGCGGGCGCAATTCGTCGTTGTAGGTCGGCACCTTCATGGACCAGGTGTAATTCAGGCCCTGATGGTCGCTTAGATGGTCGCCGACATTCGGGTTGTCCACCACCACCGCAATCCCGTGCGAGGACAAAAGCCCCCCCGGCCCGATCCCCGAAAGCTGCAACAGCTGCGGCGAATTGATCGCGCCGCCCGAAAGGATCACTTCGCCGCGCGCGCGCAGCTGTTTCACCGCCCCGCCCTGCCGGTATTCCACGCCCACGGCGCGACCGTCTTCCACCAGAATCCGCGTCACGAAGGCGCGGGTTTCCACCCGGCAATTCGGCCGCTTCATCGCCGGGCGCAGGAAGGCGCGCGCGGTGGAATTGCGCCGCGCGCCCTTGATCGTCATCTGATAGACGCCCGCGCCTTCCTGCCGCGCGCCATTGAAATCGGCATTGTGCGGCAAGCCGGCCTGTTCGCAGGCAGCGATGTAGTCCTGCACCAGCGGATGCAGCCCCTTCAGGTTGGCCGATATGAACAGAGGCCCGCCCTTGCCGCGATAGGCGTCAGCCCCCGCCTCGTTGTCCTCGATGGCACGGTAGGCGGGCAGCACATCCTCCCAGCCCCAGCCGGGATTTCCCGCCGCCTTCCACTCCTCGTAATCCGCCTTGTGCCCGCGGATCCACACCATCGCATTGATCGAGGATGACCCGCCCAGGATCTTGCCGCGCGGCCAGAAATCCTGCTGCCCGGCAAGGCCAGGGTCGGGCTCGGTCTTGTACAGCCAGTTCACCTTGGGGTCATAGAACAGCTTGCCATAGCCCAGCGGCAGTTCGACGAAGAACCGCCGCTCGCTGCCGCCCGCCTCCAGCACCGTCACCTTGTGGCGGCCATTGGCCGTCAGCCGCTCTGCCAGAACGCATCCCGCCGAACCGGCGCCCACGATGATGTAATCGGTCTCGTCCATCTGCCCGCCCTGCCCGTCCCCGCCGCGACACTAGTGCGCGCGGACCCTGCAATCTCGCAAATTCCGACAGGCGGTGTCGCGGATGGGACAGGCCAGTGATGCCCGGCAATGGCCGCGATCTGTCCTTCCGGCCAAAGCTCGGGCAGCGGATGCACCGGCTGCGGTTCCGAGCCCCGATAAAGAACCGCCATCCGGCGCGCCCGGATAGCCGCGAAAGCCTCGGACAATCGTTACGTCCAAGTAAAGATGCGACAGCAACCCATTGATTTCACTCAATCTGACAAGGCGTCCGAGCTCGGACGCCTGCCGACGCTTCAGGGGAACCCTTGCCGGCCCCACCGGAAACCAGCACCTTTCCAGCCAGGCCAAGGCAGTGCAACCGGGGGCAGGATGGCACGGCGACCCACGATCCACGACGTCGCCCGGCAGGCGGGCGTCTCGACCGCCACTGTCGACCGGGTCCTCAACGCGCGCGAGAGGGTGCGGGAAGAGACGGCCCGCAAGGTCTACGAGGCGGCACGCCTGGTCGGCTACCACGCGACCCCCCTGATCGGCCAGCGCGTGCAGCCCGACCTGCCCCGCCTGCGCCTGGGCGTGGTCCTGCACAAGGAACGGCAGGCCTTCTACCAGGGCTTCAAGGCCGAGATCGAGCGCGCCGTAGCCCGCGCCGCCGGCCTGGACGCCACCGCCGTGATCGAGTTCACGGCTTCCCAATCCCCGGCCGACTTCGCCGCCCGCATGGACGCCATGGCCGGACGGGTGGATGTATTGGCGGCCACCGCGGTCAGCCACCCCGAAGTGACAGAGGCCGTGATCCGGGCAAACGCCCGCGGCATCCCCTGCTTTGCCCTGCTGAACGACTTCGCCCAGGGGGTGCGCCAGAACTATCTGGGCCTGAACAACATGAAGATCGGCCGCATCGCCGCCCACATGATCGCCCAGACGACACATCAGCCGGGCAAGATCGCGGTCTTCGTGGGCGGCTATCGCTGGCACGGCCACGAACTGCGGGAGACCGGTTTCCGCAGCTACTTCCGCGAACACGCCCAGCAGTTCGTCATCCTCGATACCCTGGTGAACCTGGAGACGCGGCAGCTGACCTATGAGGCCACGCTGGATTTGCTGGACCGCCACCCGGACCTTCGTGGCATCTACTGTGCGGGCGGCGGGATGGAGGGCGCCATCGCCGCCCTTCGCGAGGTGCGGCAACCGGGCGAGGTGGCGTTGGTGGTGAACGAACTGACGCCGGAAAGCCGCTCGGCCCTTGTAGCCCGGTACGTGACCATGGTCATCGGCACGCCCCTGCCCCGGCTGTGCGCCGATCTGGTGACCCTGGCCGCCGACGCGATGCAGCAGGGCATCACGCCAGTGCTGGGCCAGCATTTCCTCCCGCCAGACCTTTACCTGCCCGAATCCGTCTGACGAAAATGCCATCATCCGCATGGCCATTCTTCGTCATGAATGACGTGAAATGCCCCGTGTCGAGTTGACGGATCGGCGCCGACGTTTGCATGGTCCGGCGCACGGGTTCAGGGAGGAATCGGCGGTGACAGTTTCAGCCTTGCACCATGTGGCCGGGCAGCGAGTGGCCGCCCCACGGATCGGCAGGCCAAGTGCATGCCCGCTGCGGCAAGCGACCTTCGCAGACGGGCGCGTCGGACGCGCAGAGGAAGCATGAACCTGCACGAGAACTCCCATGCCCTGATCTTCGGCGGCACACAAGGATTGGGGCTGGCGATTGCTCATGCTCTGGCCGCTCAAGGCTGCACCCGAGTGGTGCTTGCGGCGCGGGACCGGGCCAAGGGCGAGGCAGCGGCTGAAGATCTTGGGGCAAGCTTCCTGCCTGTGGATCTGGCGGATGCGGGCGCGGTCATCGCTGCAGTGGACCGTGCGGCAGAGATCATGGGGCGGGTCGATGCCATGTGCCTCGCGGG from Neotabrizicola shimadae includes:
- a CDS encoding GFA family protein: MTAPYAGGCQHVHVTAKAEPIDNHECHCNVCKAVTGQHTTHVAFFDYGDLNVDHPEKMKRVPFNAQNPGGPLEICLCTDCGAVLMLDDKQKRIRVAVPNVMGYDDAAFPKASYHAFWDETKGYPPPQDGRPVFGGLRPEFAWPASH
- a CDS encoding gluconokinase encodes the protein MTLRVVVMGVSGCGKSSVGAAMGALLDIPYIDGDDLHPAENVAKMAAGVPLTDADRWPWLDRVAAVLAERAPVILGCSALKRAYRDRIRAGAGGPVRFVHLAGSREVIGARMAARTGHYMPATLLDSQFAALEPPGPDEAAITLDVAAPVPEIAARAVGWLRTGAKV
- a CDS encoding SDR family oxidoreductase, which gives rise to MTLPAGLNLFDLTGRRALVTGSSQGIGFALAKGLAAAGAEVVLNGRDAARVEAAAATVPGARALVFDVTDHAAARAAVDGFEAGIGPIDILVNNAGIQHRAPLEDFPPEAFERLLQTNIASVFHVGQAVARHMIARKRGRIINIASVQTALARPTIAPYTATKGAVGNLTKGMATDWARHGLNCNAIAPGYFETPLNAALLADPAFNAWLEKRTPAGRWGQVDELVGACLFLASDASSFVNGHILYVDGGITVSL
- the gndA gene encoding NADP-dependent phosphogluconate dehydrogenase — protein: MAEAHIGLIGLGTMGSALALNIAEKGFPIAVWNRTTEVTHRFRAEADELADRILPCDTLAALVAAIAPPRAIILMVPAGQAVDDQIAALAPFLGPDDLVIDAGNANFHDTNRRDAAGLPFRFLGMGVSGGEEGARHGPAIMGGGARADWDRVAPVLTAIAAKAEDGTPCADWMGEAGAGHFVKAVHNGIEYADMQMIAEVYGILRDGLGMPAEDIAGVFRGWNEGVLKSYLIEISGEVAAAVDPVSGGPMLDVILDSAGQKGTGRWTAVEAQHLGTPIPVIEAAVMARNASARRAERAAGEARFGPGPRRVEGMTTETLEQALIAGKILCYAQGFGMIAAASTAFGWSLDMAAIARVWRAGCIIRSAMLNDMAAALAEDPARNLILAPGFAAMLEETVPALRQVVAAGALNGLALPALSAGLAWFDTMRTARGTANMIQAQRDFFGAHGFQRVDGLDRPHGPWGKA
- a CDS encoding AraC family transcriptional regulator, with the translated sequence MPITRVETSVSAGDHSVDQFRSQLFSQVHRLGFTAADGHLHTCSAEFPDGALKIGSVESTGHRINLTETEDVTLLFPQLGRIGVDLGGTNRVARAGQILALRPGDRLTSTATDAGPRFRALVLMVPIRHLAPLVEGLASTGLGASDGLWLAGAQARRLASATAEVAAGLLRAPPGRLSDRGARGMARLLHERIAEALIAAAGDDPVPGTWRSDADLVRTAIRLMRASADQRLSVADLARDLGIGPRRLQLAFQRAGQPSPRDVLANIRLQVARDRLTRPGTGSSVTDIALDCGFVHLGRFSGQYRQAYGELPSETLARARA
- a CDS encoding GMC family oxidoreductase, whose product is MDETDYIIVGAGSAGCVLAERLTANGRHKVTVLEAGGSERRFFVELPLGYGKLFYDPKVNWLYKTEPDPGLAGQQDFWPRGKILGGSSSINAMVWIRGHKADYEEWKAAGNPGWGWEDVLPAYRAIEDNEAGADAYRGKGGPLFISANLKGLHPLVQDYIAACEQAGLPHNADFNGARQEGAGVYQMTIKGARRNSTARAFLRPAMKRPNCRVETRAFVTRILVEDGRAVGVEYRQGGAVKQLRARGEVILSGGAINSPQLLQLSGIGPGGLLSSHGIAVVVDNPNVGDHLSDHQGLNYTWSMKVPTYNDELRPLWGKALAGIKYLLGGYGPLAKSINHGGGFFRTDPGQPRPNMQLYMQAFSTLIPRVGERPLLTPDPWSGLSLGLSNCRPTSRGHIRIRSADAGQHPVITANAYSTDNDVTEMLAAVKMLRKIAAQPAFARLVEKELRPGPEVATDEEMIADFRARSGTVYHPSCTCRMGPDAANSVIDARLRVHGIAGLRVIDASSFPNLIAGNTNAPSILMGWMGAAKVLEDAR
- a CDS encoding LacI family DNA-binding transcriptional regulator: MARRPTIHDVARQAGVSTATVDRVLNARERVREETARKVYEAARLVGYHATPLIGQRVQPDLPRLRLGVVLHKERQAFYQGFKAEIERAVARAAGLDATAVIEFTASQSPADFAARMDAMAGRVDVLAATAVSHPEVTEAVIRANARGIPCFALLNDFAQGVRQNYLGLNNMKIGRIAAHMIAQTTHQPGKIAVFVGGYRWHGHELRETGFRSYFREHAQQFVILDTLVNLETRQLTYEATLDLLDRHPDLRGIYCAGGGMEGAIAALREVRQPGEVALVVNELTPESRSALVARYVTMVIGTPLPRLCADLVTLAADAMQQGITPVLGQHFLPPDLYLPESV